One Gloeocapsa sp. DLM2.Bin57 genomic window, ATCAAATAGGCACTTTAAATTTTGGCTGAGATAGACTAAAGTTAAGTTATCAGATTTAGCTTAGACACGGATTAAAATAATGGATGTCAATTTACAAAAATATCGCATGGTTTGTACCTTAAGTTTTGGTGATATTTATGGTCAAATCATCGTTTGGTTAATCGTTATCTTCATCAGCTTAGCTGCTAGTTTAGCTCTTTGGAGTAGTACTCGTCAAATCTACGCTTTAGCTACTTTAGCTTTAATCGTAGTCTTGTCTTTACCTTTCTTGTTATTCGCTTTTGTGACTACTTTACTCAATCACATTGAATTTATTCCCGCAGAAGAAACCCAAACTACGCGCAAATCTTCAAAATCTCTGAGTGGAAGAACTTCTCCTCAAACAAGTTAGTAAGTATAAGGGCGTTTTGCGCCCTTACTCCTTTTTAGGTGAAAAAAGCAAGATTAATAATAAGAAAATACCGATATTAATAAAAGTATCCGCCAAATTAAAAACAGGAAAATTAATTAAGCGAAAGTCGAGAAAATCTACCACATAACCAAATAAAAAACGGTCAATTCCATTACCAAAAGCTCCGGCTAAAACAAAACCATAGGCTAACTGTTCTAAAACTAACATTTTTGGTGCTAATAAACCAAACAAAATTAAGACTAAACTAACAATTAAAGATAACCATCTTAACCAGGTTACCCCACCTGGAAACCTACCAAAAGCTGCACCAGTATTAATCACATAAGTAAAATGAAAAACATCTGGTACAAGTGGAATAGTATCTCCAATATTCGGAAAATTCAGCACTACTATATATTTAGTTACTTGGTCAAGAATTAAACCAATTATCGCTACCAACCAAAAGAATTTATTTCTCTGTAAAATGGCTGAGATAGTCTTTAATTTGCTCATATTTTTGCCTAACTTGTTGATTAAGGAGTAAATCTCTGGCTTGATTAATCCCTCTAGCCAAATCAGGAGCAACACCACAACGCCAAAGATAAAAACCTCCATTCCAAATAGTAACTGACATTAATTCTGTTTCTTCTCCCTTTAAAACTGCTAGAGTTTGTGATAATAATTCTTCCCTTGAGTCTAGGACAATTTCCCGAGTAT contains:
- a CDS encoding lipoprotein signal peptidase, which encodes MLQRNKFFWLVAIIGLILDQVTKYIVVLNFPNIGDTIPLVPDVFHFTYVINTGAAFGRFPGGVTWLRWLSLIVSLVLILFGLLAPKMLVLEQLAYGFVLAGAFGNGIDRFLFGYVVDFLDFRLINFPVFNLADTFINIGIFLLLILLFSPKKE